The nucleotide sequence CATCTGGGTTTGGTGTTCCCTGGAGACTGAAAAGCTATAAATACAGCAGAGGGGGAatccccctccccttcaccttCCCTTTTTCTAGTCAGTGCTGTTCTTTTGGTAGAGGTGGTAGAGTTACTTGCATACATATCCGTAACTGaccccttttcctctttttctgccagGTTTGAATGGGGATGTGAATGTTAATGGCTTATCTACTGTATCTCACACTACTACTTCAGGGATTTTGAACTCTGCTCCCCACTCCTCCAGCACCTCACACCTCCATCACCCTAGTGTGGCCTACGACTGTCTCTGGAACTACTCACAGTACCCATCTGCCAATCCTGGCAGCAACCTCAAGGACCCACCCCTTCTCTCCCAGTTCTCGGGGGGACAGTACCCACTCAACGGCATCCTTGGGGGCAGCCGGCAACCTTCATCCCCAAGTCACAACACTAACCTTCGGGCTGGAAGCCAAGAGTTCTGGGCCAACGGTACCCAGAGTCCCATGGGGCTTAACTTCGACTCACAGGAACTGTATGATTCCTTTCCTGACCAGAATTTTGAGGTGATGCCCAATGGACCCCCTAGTTTTTTCACCTCCCCGCAGACCTCTCCTATGTTGGGATCCAGCATCCAGACCTTTGCACCCTCCCAGGAGGTAGGCAGTGGTATCCATCCTGATGAGGCAGCAGAAAAGGAGCTGACTTCAGTTGTGGCAGAGAATGGCACTGGCTTAGTAGGCAGCCTGGAGCTGGAAGAAGAGCAACCAGGTATAACTATGGGTTTATGCACTGggttgagagaggaaaaaagggtCTGTGAGGGGCAGTGGCTTTTTGAGGTGAGGAAAACTTGTCTTTCCAGCTCTCTGCAGTGGAGGCTGATTTGCATGTTGGTGATTAGCAGAGCCAAGTGGCTGGTGTTTTTGTGGCAGCAGCACCAGCTCGCGAGTGGGAGTGCAAATTATTTCAAGCTCATGCAGAGCTGCTGGCCTGGAGAGGGCAGGTGGGCGAGCCTGAAACAGCCCCAACAGACACCCTGCATCAAGAAGGGCTTCTTCCAAAATATAGGGAGAAGTTGGGCTTTAGTAGGGGGCACTGAGGCTAATTTGACTTGACTGTGGTAAGGCCAGACACTTGACTATGTAAGGCTAGATTGGGCTGCTAAAGTGGGCTGACCCCTAGCAGTGATTGACACCtgaagaagggaagaagcaggCAGAGCATACCATTGGTTGTTTACTCAGTTTCCCGTTGTTTGTTGTTAGCATTGGTACATGTGACAATCTCTCTCATCTTTttcctcaaaatagataaatgctTAGTTTACTATTGATTCCAAATATAAGGGTGACCACCCTATAAAATCACAGGATATTTTCTCTGTTTACCGCCTGTTCCCATTGGATGGGGGAAATAGTTGAGAACATGATGGGGTTCTTTTGTCTCAGACTAcactctcctttcccctctctttacCTGTGATAGGATTTTACTAGCACTGCTCACTAGAGTGTCTTGGTATCATTGGAATCCAACATAGAACTGGTACCCATAATTACTGAAAGAATGAACATCCCTCTAGCAAAGACTGACTGTCTAATGTAGCTGAATGAACCAATTGAAGGccctggttttgatttttgtccTCTTCTGGGATTTCCTAGAACTGAAGATGTGTGGCTACAATGGCTCTGTCCCTTCTGTGGAATCATTACACCAAGAGGTCTCAGTCTTAGTTCCTGACCCCACAGTGAGCTGCTTAGATGATCCTTCACATCTTCCTGATCAACTGGAAGACACTCCAATCCTCAGTGAAGTCTCTCTGGAGCCATTCAACCCTCTGGCACCAGGTAGGCTTGGCATCTGGCTCCCTTCAACATGTCCATACAGAAGGTAGCCAGATTCTGTCACCTAGAAGAGATAATAAACCAGGGAAAGTACTTAGGGATTTGGGGCATTGAGGCCTCCAGATAATCCTGTGGGCAACCACAGGTTCATGCCACTGACTGACTGGGCCAGCTGCACTCTGAGCTGAATTGGTTCATTTCCCAGGTTCTCTCCCAATGTTCCTTTTGGCCAAGAGCCCTGGGCTGTAATAATTCACTGGATAAGGACTTATTACCACACAGTTGGGCTGTTTGGGTTCTCAGtaactagaaaagaaaactgttgCCAGTGAACAATTACTTTTTACTCCACTGAAATATAAGAAAGGCTTATTTTGTGATGGATGCTAGAATTTTAGGTTGGTCTGTGGGTTAATATAGagccaatgcttttttttttttttttttaagcatttatttatttttgagagacagagagaggcagatcatgaacagggcaggggcaaagagagagggacacacagaatcggaagcaggctccaggctctgagctgtcagcactgagcccgatgtagggctaacccatgaactgagagatcatgacctgagccaagtcagatgctcaaccgactgagccacccagtcacccctagaGCCAATGCTTCTCCCTTCATTTCTACCTCAGTAGAATCCCTACAGTCTGGTGACTTTATGGTTTCAGGGAGAGAGCTGTGAAACTTCCTTAATATTAGAAAGATGGGAACTAGAATTGGGATATAGTGAGACcagaatttcttaaattttgttttctgatttttccacCTCCTGAAGAGCCAGTGAGTGGAGGACTCTATGGTATAGATGACACGGAGCTGATGGGTACAGAGGACAAGCTGCCTCTTGAGGACAGCCCTGTGATTTCTGCCCTTGATTGCCCTTCCCTCAATAACGCCACTGCCTTCAGTCTCCTGGCAGATGACAGTCAAACTTCAGCCTCTATCTTTGCCAGCCCCACCTCTCCACCTGTCCTTGGGGAGTCTGTTCTGCAAGGTAAGTGAAGAGAGGTAGGACAGGACAGAGAGCCTTTGGCCTGGAAAAAGGTGAGAGAACTAGTTCCATAGTTACAGTCTTAGGGTGGACGCCCTGCTGGGAGCTGAGGAGCCTATGGGATAGTCTGGTGGGACTAAAGAAGGCCTAGGCTGCTACACTCTGATTTCTGCCTTGTGCCCAGAAGAATTtgtgggaaaggaggaaaaaggaggcCAGAGGCCTTACGGGGTCCAAGTAAAAGGTACTTCACACAGTGACAGCAGGAGCTTTGCCCTTTAACTTTCATGAATGGTTGGGGAGGAGTGCCAGAGGCTACTTCTCCTTTTCCAACCCTAGGGGAAAGCGCTGGAAGTAATTCTGTTTAGCTTAGTCTATGTTTGATTGAGTAGATTCTCTTGCTTTGTAAGACATTATTTTTTGTCCTGTCCCTTTGGTTTCTAGATAACACCTTTGACCTGAACAATGGTAGTGAtgcagaacaggaagaaatggagactcaGGCTTCAGACTTCCCACCATCTCTGACCGAACCAGCCCCTGACCAGTCATCCACTATTCAGCTCCATCCAGCATCTTCACCAGCAATCGCACCAACAGCCTCCCCGGCAATCTCCCTGGCAGTTTCGCCAGCAGCCTCCCTGGAAATCTCTCCAGAAGTCTCCCCAGCAGTTTCGCCAGCAGTCTCCCCAGAAGTGTCCCCAGTCACCTCCCCAGCAGCATTCCCAGCTGTCTCTCCAACTTCCTCAGCAGCCCTCCCACCAGTCTCCTCAGAAGTCTCCTTGACGGCCTCCCAAGTGACCTCTCCAAAAGTGTCCCCTTCAGCTTCTCCAGCCATTGCCCTTCCAACAGCCTCCCCAGCAGATAAAGATGTCAACAGCCTTCCTGAAACCACTGCTGACCTGGAAGAAATCACTGGAGAAGGAGTCACTACTTCTGGTAGTGGTGAGTCCAGAGTCTGTTATACTCCTAGCCAGTTCCAAGAAAAGTTTCTGTCCTGTGTGGCATTTAGCCCTTCTCTGCTGGCTTTCCCTGTTTTGTTTGAATTCTTAACGTGGGTATTCCCTGTCTTCCTCCCAAGGTGATGTCCTGAGGAGACGTATTGCTACCCCAGAAGAAGTTCGTCTTCCCCTCCAACATGGGTAAATGCTCTAGTTTGCTTTATATGTTGACCCTGACAAATTTAATGAATGCATctaggaagaggggaagagaggtcaTCTCTTCTGAGATGAGAGGAATGGGCTAGACTGGATTAAAGGACAGTTATCTGCAATGATAATGCCTGAGATTCTTATGCTATTCTTCTTTTCCCTGGACCTGCCTCCCCTCACCTATTCTTTCCTCAtctagtagcttttttttttttgctccaggGGCTGCGGATGTTATCTTTTCTAAACCCTGCTGGTGACCCTAGAGCTCAGATATCCAAATTAGCTGACTTGTTTTAGATGCTTAGAGAAAGGATAGCAGTGAATGGGGAGCGGCTGAGTTCTGATGAAttgggattatttatttttattttttttaatgctctttggAGAGGTAAGGGCAGGAATGGTATATGACCAGAATGAGCAAGCCAGTTGACATCAAGGACTTATAGAGATAAGTGCCTTCCtgatcttccccacccccacccctctagGCTACTTGTGGTCACCAAGTAGGAGTTCTGCttaagaggttttgtttttgtttttgttttttttttaatatttagttttgagacagagtgagagacacacagggtgcaagcatgggagggacagagaaagaaggagacacagaatctgaagcaggctccagactctagtctctgaactgtcagcatgggctcaaactcaaaccatgagatcatgacctaagctgaagttggaagcccaaccgactgggccacccaggcgccccagagttcTGCTTaaagttttgagagaaaaatagggCTTAGTCATAGAATAATCTGTTTCTTAGAACATAGATTTCCTCACCGAGCCTTGGCCTGTGAAGGCATTTCATGGAGTCAGCAGCAAGTTTACTCTTCTGCTTGCCTCCCCACCTGTCTTTTCTGCCTTTATTCCCTCAAATCTTCTTCCTCTTTGCTGGAAACCCAGACATTGCAATGAATGCCACCGGGGAGGGAGTTCCTGGCTGCTCGTTACACTGACTTTGTAAAGGTAGGGGTGGAGGTCTTTCTGGACACATACAGTTTGGTGGGTTACTTTCTCCCAAGGCCCTGAGGAATTTGTGGATCTGCCTTCCAGCCAAGTTTGTGTCTCATGCTGTTTGCATCTACGTGCAGTTCTAACAAAGACACATGCAGAAGAGAGATGCAGGGAGGGTCATCTCAGTGGGCTTGGCTCCTGGGGTGGCTTGACTATGTGTGGGTAGGGGTGTGACCTGGCGACAGGGCACGTGTGCTTCTCTGGCAGGTGGCGGAGAGAGGTGCGCATTAAGAAGGGTAGCCACCGATGGCAGGGGGAGACCTGGTATTATGGCCCCTGTGGGAAGAGGATGAAACAGTTCCCGGAAGTGATCAAGGTAATGTAGCTTTCATGGGCATTTTAAGGGGTGCACAGGCTCCTTTCTTGAGCCCAGTGGCAACAGGTTAGCATTTCCTGCTCTTTGGTCTGTTCTGCTTATGCTGTTGCAGGATGAAGGCATGATAGAGCTGTGACTTCATTAATGccactttcccttttccttttagtACCTGAGCCGCAATGTGGTACACAATGTCCGTCGTGAGCACTTCAGTTTCAGTCCTCGTATGCCTGTTGGAGATTTCTTTGAAGAGAGAGACACGCCAGAGGTGCACACTGCAGGGTTAAATACACTTTTGTCTCTGAGAAAGAGTTGGTGGACAAGCTGCAGCTTCCTCTTGTGGGGTGTGGAGGTTCTGGGACATTAAATGACTCGAGGGTCTGGTGGCTTGTACCCTCACAATTGTAACAGGTTTCTTCATTACCTCAGGGCTTGCAGTGGGTACAGCTCTCAGCAGAGGAGATCCCATCCAGGATTCAGGCGATTACAGGGAAACGGGGCCGACCTCGAAATACTGAGAAGGCCAAGATTAAGGAAGTCCCCAAGGTGAAACGGGGACGAGGTCGGCCACCCAAAGTCAAAATCACCGAGCTGTTGAGTAAGACAGATAACCGCGTCCTAAAGAAACTGGAGACCCAAGGTACAATGGTGTTTCTTATTTAAACAACCAGTTTCTTCTTGAATCGCTCATCCTAGTGGAGCCTTGGGCAGTCCCCAGATGTTGATAGGAGAGGAGAGGACTTCCATGTCCTTTCTTGCCATCTTTTAGCTCCTTGGCTTATTGGTTTGGGTTCTACACTTTTACCTTATTGCCACCATCATGGAGTTTCAGAATTCACATCTGAATCCAAAGATAATGCTGTTTTAGTGGATAGACAGGtagaaaatatgtaattttttagtAAATACTGCATATTACCCTGCTGTAGagtgaagaatttgaaaaaaatttgaaaaaagtctTCTCACTCCTCTTTAGAGTTCTGACTTTGCCACATTCTAACCATATGACCTGGAGCAAGACACTTAACATTTTACTAGAAGTGTATACTGGCTTATCTGCAGATAGTATCTATCTAATTTGGAGGGTTACTATACAGATATGGTGCCGGTAGTGTGTCCATGCCAGAATGGAATAGGTACTATCTTATCAGAAACATCAATTCTAAAATGTTCCATTTGCAGTAGTCTACTTCAATATACAGCCttccaaaagcaaagaaatttatattttttagtagaGTAAGGCATAAGCGCTGAACATAAGCAACAGTTACGTCACTGTTGATCCAGTTCTACTGAGGTGTCCATTATTTGAGCCTTTTCTTTCTGGCACATTTTTTGTTAATTGATGCCTCCAACTTGGCAGTttggctttctgttttctttctctcctctaaaATCAGTGTGTGCATTGCTGCTCTTGTTGTGGCTTCTAGGACCCCTTCTAAAGTAGTCCCATCTGTTCCAGGGGCTGGGACTTTTGGGCACAAGATACCATTTGAGTTTTTATGCTACCCCACAGCCAGTGTGTCTCTACATTTTTACccccaacattttattatttgtactaAAAAACAAACTTCTAGATTTTTCAGGAAGCTGCTTGGGAAGCCAGCTTTGTGACAGGCATGTGCTGCTCTGAATGCTGGAGATCAGTCTGCCACacccttgatttttctttctgccctcaCAGAAACATTGAATGAGGAGGATAAAACAAAGATGAGCAAAATCAAGAAGAAGACAAAGCAGAAGGTACAACGAGGAGAGTGTCAGCCTACTGTCCAAGGGCAGGTGAGGGCTCTCAGATTACAAAGTGGGTTGGCTTTTCCTAAGTCTGCTtcgttttctcttcttctccctcattTGCCACCTTCCCACCTCATATAGCAGCAAACCTTCATTACCTCAAATTTTGGGGGGCTTGATTTAGAAATTTGGGCTTGTTCAAGAATCATTTGGGTATCTCCAGGGTGAGAGAATCAATCCATTGCCAACCCCTCATCCCATCTCTCACCTCTCCTCCCCAGCACCCTTGTCTGTTTTGAATCCTAGCCCAAGCAGAGATGCTTTCAGAGTTTGAGGAGAAATGACTTCCCTTATGGTTTACAGGCCAGAAATAAGCGGAAACAAGAGACCAAGAGCTTAAAGCAGAAGGAAGCTAAGAAGAAACCCAAGGTAGGTGCATGTACACACAAGTATAACTTTGAAGTCAAGAAACTTGATTCTGCAAGACATGTGTGAGTTGGTCTTGTTTTATAGCCGTGTTTGTGGGCTCTgaggtggggaggatggggaCCAGGGAAGAGTGGTGACTGGAATCTTTATGGAGCTCTTGGTTCCTCTCTCCCTTGGGTGAGTAGGCTGAGAAGGAGAAGGtaaagacaaagcaggaaaaactgaaggaaaaagtgaagagagagaagaaagagaaggtaaaattgaaggaaaaggaggaagtggCCAAAGGCAAGTCAGCCTGTAAAGCAGATAAAACGCTGGCCATGCAGAAGCGCTTGGAGGAGCGGCAGAGGCAGCAGATGATCTTGGAGGAGATGAAGAAGCCTACAGAGGATATGTGTCTGACTGACCATCAGGTAGTGAGGGGAGAGTAACAGGTCCTGGGTTTCTGGGTCCTGGAAGGGCCAGTTGTGCAGACATTTTCATTCATGGAAGAACATCCTAGATATCCAGACTGTTGCTTTAAGTTATGTTTGACAACACTACCACTTTTATCCTTACAGCCGCTGCCTGACTTCTCACGCATCCCTGGTCTGATCCTGCCTAGTGGGGCCTTTTCAGACTGCTTGACCATCGTGGAATTCCTGCACAGCTTTGGCAAGGTGCTGGGCTTTGACCCCGTGAAAGACGTACCCAGCCTGGGGGTCCTCCAGGAGGGACTCCTGTGTCAAGGCGACAGCCTGGGTGAGGTGCAAGATCTGCTGGTGCGGCTCCTGAAGGCCGCGCTCTATGATCCTGGCTTGCCCTCCTACTGTCAGGTGAGAGCCTCTCTGGGTGCGTTGGGAGAGCCTGGGATCCCGGGCTTtgtctcagttttgttttctcttttagttaAACACATGAAAGCCCCTCCCTAAAGTGATGAGGGCAAATAAAAAGAGATCTGATTTTCTCgtatttgttttccttatatttttcccttctgtttttcttcctgacTTCCCTTggcttattttgttcattttcccttattttcatttcttttcttttgaacctttcctttgttttctctcatcatgtcttagcaactttcattctttccctctttttcactTCATAGTTCTCTCCtagtatattttcttattccaAATTCCCTCAACTTGCGTTGTTTCACTTTTTCTGTTAACTCCTATTCTGCTCTCCTCCAAACAGTCCTTAAAGATCTTGGGAGAGAAGGTGTCTGACATCCCGCTGACAAGAGACAATGTATCTGAGATCCTGCGCTGCTTCCTCATGGCCTATGGAGTGGAGCCAGCCCTCTGTGACAGCCTGCGCACCCAGCCTTTTCAGGCCCAGCCACCCCAGCAGAAGGCTGCTGTCCTGGCCTTCCTTGTGCATGAGCTCAACGGCTCCACCCTCATCATCaagtgaggggctggggtggggaacGTTACTGTATGCCTTGGTCGGAATGGGAAGGGGAGGAGTATAACCATCCTGAAGTCCTGGGTGGTGTGTGTCCACTGCCATGCTCTGGAGATGCTGGAGTGACTTCGGACTGTGTCTTAGTACCTTCCCAGGGAGAATCTAAGCCTTTCTCTGAAATTTATCCAACCTAGGCTCTAGGATGaaactcctttcttcttttttctttttttttttaatgtttatttttatttttgagagagagcctctgaatgggggaggggcagagagagggagaggcaggatcAGAAGATCAGaagaagcaggctctctgctgacagcagcaggctcactgtggggctcaaactcaagaagcatgagatcatgacctgaaccaaaggtggaaccttaactgaccgagccgtGCAGGTGCCCCTCTAGGATGAAACTCCTGTTCAGCTACAGCCCCTTCACCCTTGGGTCTCCTTTTATGTTTGTACTGCCACTTCTACCTCAAaatctcatttcctcttctccttcagtGAGATCGACAAGACTCTGGAGAGTATGTCCAGCTACAGGAAAAACAAGTGGATCGTTGAAGGCCGGCTCCGGAGGTAGGCAGGTGCCAGAGGATAgagcccagagaggagagaagtgGCAAAGGGTGAAGCACAGCCAGGACTTTCTTTTGTCTCGAACTTGATATGTACAGCCTCTCCCCTGGGGAAGGGACCTCACCGCTGGGCTCAGTATGGCTTAGATTCCAGGTGTTCCTTTTGTGGCAGTCTCAAATTCCTCACCACAGCTTCCCTTCATCTGTTTCAAGACTGAAAACTGCTCTGGCCAAGCGAACTGGGCGGCCTGAGGTAGAGCTACAAGGGCCAGAAGAGGGCCTGGGGCGGAGGCGCAGTTCTCGAATCATGGAGGAGACCAGTGgcatggaggaagaagaggaggaagagactgTAGCGACTGTCCATGGCCGTAGGGGTCGAAGAGATGGAGAGGTACTAGCCACACATTGAGGACAGTGGGAGTTAGAAAACCGATGACTTCTTTCTTGATTCtaataattctctttctctcattgtccatttgtttcttctccaGGTTGATGCCACAGCATCAAGCATCCCAGAGCTAGAGCGCCAGATAGAAAAACTCAGCAAGGTATTGTGCTCCTAACCTCTCAGGATCTAGAGATGTGGGCTGCGAGAGGTTTGATCACTTTATTAATAGGGCCCCACATGGTATCAATTTTATAGGGAAGCCGAGAGCCATTGCCCTTTTCCCATATATTATACAGAGTCGCtctttagaaatgtgttttttgttcATCTTCTTTGCTGTCTACCCAGCGTCAGCTCTTCTTTCGAAAAAAGCTGCTTCACTCATCCCAGATGCTTCGGGCAGTCTCCTTGGGTCAGGACCGCTACAGACGCCGCTATTGGGTGTTGCCCTATTTGGCTGGTATCTTTGTGGAAGGAACAGAAGAGAGTTTAGGTAGGTGTTTCATGGGAGCCTGAACTGAGTCCTAGCTAACCAAAGTTAACCagttccttttcttctgtctcgtttttctgggtttttttcattttatgagaatCAGTGTCGCCTAGTGGTTAAGAGAACAGGCTCGGGAGTAAGACTTCCTATTTATTTGCTCTGCCATTTACCAACTAGCTAGctctatgcttcagtttcttcatttataaagcagagataataatagtatgtATACTTCATAGAACTATCAAGAGGATTAGAATTAGTTAATTCTTAAgatagtattttacatatatcttgttcttaataaatattagcttatGATTAATGCTGCTGCTGCTTACGTGGGAGAATAGGGTTTCTTTCATTGTTCATTGGCATAACAAGTTCCCAATTGAATCTTAAGCCGGGaagagggacagggcagggggattAAGTcctagagaaaaatgtatatccagtgtttttcactttctttccctttatataTCAGTGCATATCTTAagctcttcatttctctttacaGCTCCTGAGAATGTGATAAAGCAGGAAACTGAGTCTTTAAAAGCGGCAGCCcatccagcccccagcccagcctccttcTCGCTGAAGAAGGAATTAGCCAGCTCTAGCACCTCTGCCAGTACTCCTGCCCGGGCTCGAGGCCGGCCTCGGAAAACTAAGCCTGGGTCTATGCAACCTAGGCACCTTAAATCCCCTGTGAGGGGTCAGGGTTCAGAACAGCTTGATGCCCAGCTTCAGCCTGAGATTCAGCCCCATCCTCAGCTTCAGGCTCATGCTcagccccagccccaaccccagcTTCAGCTCCATTCCCAGCCCCAAAATGGGTTCCTGGAGCCAGAAGGCTCCCCTTTGTCCCTGGGTCAGAGCCAGCATGACCTCAGCCAGTCAGCCTTCCTGTCTTGGCTGAGCCAGACTCAGAGCCATGGCTCCCTGCTGAGCAGCTCAGTCCTCACACCTGACAGCAGCCCTGGAAAACTGGACCCAACCCCATCACAGCCC is from Suricata suricatta isolate VVHF042 chromosome 10, meerkat_22Aug2017_6uvM2_HiC, whole genome shotgun sequence and encodes:
- the BAZ2A gene encoding bromodomain adjacent to zinc finger domain protein 2A isoform X3, with protein sequence MEANDHFNFTGLPPAPAASGLKPSPSSGEGLYTNGSPMNFPQQGKSLNGDVNVNGLSTVSHTTTSGILNSAPHSSSTSHLHHPSVAYDCLWNYSQYPSANPGSNLKDPPLLSQFSGGQYPLNGILGGSRQPSSPSHNTNLRAGSQEFWANGTQSPMGLNFDSQELYDSFPDQNFEVMPNGPPSFFTSPQTSPMLGSSIQTFAPSQEVGSGIHPDEAAEKELTSVVAENGTGLVGSLELEEEQPELKMCGYNGSVPSVESLHQEVSVLVPDPTVSCLDDPSHLPDQLEDTPILSEVSLEPFNPLAPEPVSGGLYGIDDTELMGTEDKLPLEDSPVISALDCPSLNNATAFSLLADDSQTSASIFASPTSPPVLGESVLQDNTFDLNNGSDAEQEEMETQASDFPPSLTEPAPDQSSTIQLHPASSPAIAPTASPAISLAVSPAASLEISPEVSPAVSPAVSPEVSPVTSPAAFPAVSPTSSAALPPVSSEVSLTASQVTSPKVSPSASPAIALPTASPADKDVNSLPETTADLEEITGEGVTTSGSGDVLRRRIATPEEVRLPLQHGWRREVRIKKGSHRWQGETWYYGPCGKRMKQFPEVIKYLSRNVVHNVRREHFSFSPRMPVGDFFEERDTPEGLQWVQLSAEEIPSRIQAITGKRGRPRNTEKAKIKEVPKVKRGRGRPPKVKITELLSKTDNRVLKKLETQETLNEEDKTKMSKIKKKTKQKVQRGECQPTVQGQARNKRKQETKSLKQKEAKKKPKPLPDFSRIPGLILPSGAFSDCLTIVEFLHSFGKVLGFDPVKDVPSLGVLQEGLLCQGDSLGEVQDLLVRLLKAALYDPGLPSYCQSLKILGEKVSDIPLTRDNVSEILRCFLMAYGVEPALCDSLRTQPFQAQPPQQKAAVLAFLVHELNGSTLIINEIDKTLESMSSYRKNKWIVEGRLRRLKTALAKRTGRPEVELQGPEEGLGRRRSSRIMEETSGMEEEEEEETVATVHGRRGRRDGEVDATASSIPELERQIEKLSKRQLFFRKKLLHSSQMLRAVSLGQDRYRRRYWVLPYLAGIFVEGTEESLAPENVIKQETESLKAAAHPAPSPASFSLKKELASSSTSASTPARARGRPRKTKPGSMQPRHLKSPVRGQGSEQLDAQLQPEIQPHPQLQAHAQPQPQPQLQLHSQPQNGFLEPEGSPLSLGQSQHDLSQSAFLSWLSQTQSHGSLLSSSVLTPDSSPGKLDPTPSQPLEEPEPDEAESIPDSQAPWFNFSAHMPCSAAPTPPPAVSEDQPTLSPQQPASSKPMSRPSAANPCSPMQLSSTLLPGLTAKRRTGDPGGTPQSLTGLGQPKRRGRPPSKFFKQMEQRYLTQLTAQPVPPEMCSGWWCIQDPETLDAMLKALHPRGIREKALHKHLNKHRDFLQEVCLRPSTDPIFEPSQLPAFQEGIMSWSPKEKTYETDLAVLQWVEELEQRVILSDLQIRGWTCPSPDSTREDLAYCEHLPDSQEDITWRGRGREGLAPQRKTTNPLDLAVMRLAALEQNVERRYLREPLWPAHEVVLEKALLSTPSSAPQCTTTEISYEITPRIRAWRQTLERCRSAAQVCLCLGQLERSIAWEKSVNKVTCLVCRKGDNDEFLLLCDGCDRGCHIYCHRPKMEAVPEGDWFCAVCLAQQVEGGFTQKPGFPKRGQKRKSSYELNFPEGDGRRRRVLSRGRESPAAPRYSEEGLSPSKRRRLSMRNHHSDLTFCEIILMEMESHDAAWPFLEPVNPRLVSGYRRIIKNPMDFSTMRERLLRGGYTSSEEFAADALLVFDNCQTFNEDDSEVGKAGHIMRRFFESRWEEFYQGKQANL
- the BAZ2A gene encoding bromodomain adjacent to zinc finger domain protein 2A isoform X4 — its product is MCGYNGSVPSVESLHQEVSVLVPDPTVSCLDDPSHLPDQLEDTPILSEVSLEPFNPLAPEPVSGGLYGIDDTELMGTEDKLPLEDSPVISALDCPSLNNATAFSLLADDSQTSASIFASPTSPPVLGESVLQDNTFDLNNGSDAEQEEMETQASDFPPSLTEPAPDQSSTIQLHPASSPAIAPTASPAISLAVSPAASLEISPEVSPAVSPAVSPEVSPVTSPAAFPAVSPTSSAALPPVSSEVSLTASQVTSPKVSPSASPAIALPTASPADKDVNSLPETTADLEEITGEGVTTSGSGDVLRRRIATPEEVRLPLQHGWRREVRIKKGSHRWQGETWYYGPCGKRMKQFPEVIKYLSRNVVHNVRREHFSFSPRMPVGDFFEERDTPEGLQWVQLSAEEIPSRIQAITGKRGRPRNTEKAKIKEVPKVKRGRGRPPKVKITELLSKTDNRVLKKLETQETLNEEDKTKMSKIKKKTKQKVQRGECQPTVQGQARNKRKQETKSLKQKEAKKKPKAEKEKVKTKQEKLKEKVKREKKEKVKLKEKEEVAKGKSACKADKTLAMQKRLEERQRQQMILEEMKKPTEDMCLTDHQPLPDFSRIPGLILPSGAFSDCLTIVEFLHSFGKVLGFDPVKDVPSLGVLQEGLLCQGDSLGEVQDLLVRLLKAALYDPGLPSYCQSLKILGEKVSDIPLTRDNVSEILRCFLMAYGVEPALCDSLRTQPFQAQPPQQKAAVLAFLVHELNGSTLIINEIDKTLESMSSYRKNKWIVEGRLRRLKTALAKRTGRPEVELQGPEEGLGRRRSSRIMEETSGMEEEEEEETVATVHGRRGRRDGEVDATASSIPELERQIEKLSKRQLFFRKKLLHSSQMLRAVSLGQDRYRRRYWVLPYLAGIFVEGTEESLAPENVIKQETESLKAAAHPAPSPASFSLKKELASSSTSASTPARARGRPRKTKPGSMQPRHLKSPVRGQGSEQLDAQLQPEIQPHPQLQAHAQPQPQPQLQLHSQPQNGFLEPEGSPLSLGQSQHDLSQSAFLSWLSQTQSHGSLLSSSVLTPDSSPGKLDPTPSQPLEEPEPDEAESIPDSQAPWFNFSAHMPCSAAPTPPPAVSEDQPTLSPQQPASSKPMSRPSAANPCSPMQLSSTLLPGLTAKRRTGDPGGTPQSLTGLGQPKRRGRPPSKFFKQMEQRYLTQLTAQPVPPEMCSGWWCIQDPETLDAMLKALHPRGIREKALHKHLNKHRDFLQEVCLRPSTDPIFEPSQLPAFQEGIMSWSPKEKTYETDLAVLQWVEELEQRVILSDLQIRGWTCPSPDSTREDLAYCEHLPDSQEDITWRGRGREGLAPQRKTTNPLDLAVMRLAALEQNVERRYLREPLWPAHEVVLEKALLSTPSSAPQCTTTEISYEITPRIRAWRQTLERCRSAAQVCLCLGQLERSIAWEKSVNKVTCLVCRKGDNDEFLLLCDGCDRGCHIYCHRPKMEAVPEGDWFCAVCLAQQVEGGFTQKPGFPKRGQKRKSSYELNFPEGDGRRRRVLSRGRESPAAPRYSEEGLSPSKRRRLSMRNHHSDLTFCEIILMEMESHDAAWPFLEPVNPRLVSGYRRIIKNPMDFSTMRERLLRGGYTSSEEFAADALLVFDNCQTFNEDDSEVGKAGHIMRRFFESRWEEFYQGKQANL